TATCCAGTTAAATAAATTGGGATTGATTGATGAACTAAAAAAAATCTCCACTCGCAAACCGGGTGTAAGCTTTGAAGCCAACGATGGGAAAAGTAAATCCTTGTGGTGTTTTAAAAGTGTTATAAAAGATGAGTCCTATCTCGCTTTTCATGTGATTCGCTCGGCATTTGATAAATTACTACTCGATAATAGTAAGAAAGTAGGAGCGGAGGTTAGAGAACAATACATGGTAAAAAATGTCATTCTCGATCGACCGGATAAAATTGTTGAAGTACATACAACCAATGCGGATGGAAAAGAAGAAAAATTTGAATCTAAATATTGTAGATGCAAGTGGTCAAAGTACATTGCTAGGTAGAAAGTTAGGCGTAAAAAAATCCTATGCGGATTTGGATCGTGTGGCAACTTGGTCGCATTGGACCAATACAGAATTTGATAATCCTTTAAAGGAAGG
This window of the Bacteroidota bacterium genome carries:
- a CDS encoding tryptophan 7-halogenase; amino-acid sequence: MKQYDVIVIGGGPSGSTSASLLALKGLSVLLLEKEAFPREHVGESLIPISYIQLNKLGLIDELKKISTRKPGVSFEANDGKSKSLWCFKSVIKDESYLAFHVIRSAFDKLLLDNSKKVGAEVREQYMVKNVILDRPDKIVEVHTTNADGKEEKFESKYCRCKWSKYIAR